In Tachypleus tridentatus isolate NWPU-2018 chromosome 7, ASM421037v1, whole genome shotgun sequence, a genomic segment contains:
- the LOC143255394 gene encoding calsequestrin-1-like isoform X3 — protein MYILHVTIVMTITYGNLLTFLQLPEYDGVDRVCRLSERNFTSKVNSAGLTVVVFHKEIQGLRCPRENLFAQITAQLLIGRKISICEMPVSALNILPHAELEVKPSDGDVHIYREGKRTLYHGRRTAASLLSFLLQVNSSEVKVISGKLDKMAFDNVNQPKVVGFFMKETPDFLAYQEAAKSFLPSVPFYVTFDRTVAKHLKLDTVGVIHLVRPFEKQPVSCPRNPAITADIEAFVRINKGSILTKLNEHNFYDPELVDPSKMLVLAIGEEASPLGNYLYHLLTKVIKNNINNTDFRNLSIIWIEPQIFPFVYVVMDKLQSTFDVTPQFPTIGAVNFTNNLATWFNTSLFNTTADKTADEQNLLVLQDWLYQMLNNTFISQPSGLQSFQKMPQSQIVPEGTDLVLECVITNPIGDCLWMKNGHNIGFNLNRFPQYSWDGERLNGDCSLKIADATKGRDDGEWVCEVTGDVKNPTITSTSAIIIITGSEKTEL, from the exons TAACTATCGTGATGACTATAACTTATGGAAACTTGCTGACGTTCCTGCAACTTCCAGAATATGATGGCGTAGACAGAGTGTGTCGACTCTCCGAAAGGAATTTCACCTCAAAGGTCAACTCTGCTGGCTTAACGGTTGTTGTATTTCATAAAGAAATTCAAGGTTTAAGATGCCCACGTGAAAATTTGTTTGCTCAG ATTACAGCTCAGCTGTTGATTGGAAGAAAAATCAGTATTTGCGAAATGCCAGTTTCAGCTCTAAATATTCTTCCACACGCAGAGCTTGAAG TTAAACCCTCGGATGGCGATGTTCACATATATCGAGAAGGAAAGAGAACTCTTTACCACGGACGGAGAACTGCGGCCTCTCTCCTTTCCTTTTTACTTCAG GTTAATTCGTCTGAAGTTAAAGTAATTTCGGGCAAATTGGACAAGATGGCTTTTGACAACGTCAATCAACCAAAAGTTGTCGGTTTTTTCATGAAGGAAACACCAG ATTTCCTAGCTTACCAAGAGGCAGCGAAATCTTTCTTGCCATCTGTTCCATTTTACGTCACGTTTGACAGAACG GTTGCTAAGCACTTGAAGCTGGATACAGTTGGTGTAATCCATCTCGTAAGGCCGTTTGAAAAACAACCAGTTTCTTGTCCTCGTAAC cCAGCAATCACTGCAGATATTGAAGCATTTGTAAGAATAAACAAAGGTTCTATTTTGACTAAACTCAACGAACACAACTTTTATGACCCAGAG CTAGTCGACCCAAGCAAGATGTTAGTACTTGCTATTGGAGAAGAAGCATCGCCACTAGGGAATTACCTCTATCACCTGTTGACTAAAGTAATTAAGAACAACATTAACAACACAGACTTTCGGAACCTAAGCATCATCTGGATTGAACCCCAAATATTTCCCTTTGTATATGTG GTAATGGACAAACTGCAGTCAACATTCGATGTTACTCCACAATTTCCTACGATTGGTGCTGTGAACTTCACGAAT AACCTCGCGACCTGGTTTAATACAAGTCTCTTCAATACAACTGCTGATAAAACTGCTGATGAACAAAATCTCCTGGTTCTACAAGACTGGTTGTACCAAATGCTCAACAACACGTTCATTTCACAACCCTCGG GTCTTCAGAGTTTTCAGAAAATGCCCCAGTCCCAAATAGTGCCAGAAGGAACCGACCTGGTTCTGGAATGCGTCATAACAAACCCTATTGGAGATTGTCTATGGATGAAGAATGGTCACAATATTGGCTTTAACCTCAACCGCTTTCCCCAGTACTCGTGGGATGGAGAAAGACTTAATGGAGACTGTAGTCTTAAAATCGCAGATGCCACCAAAGGACGGGATGATGGAGAATGGGTATGTGAAGTCACTGGAGATGTTAAAAATCCCACTATAACTTCTACGTCTGCAATTATCATTATTACAG gaTCGGAGAAGACGGAACTATAA
- the LOC143255394 gene encoding calsequestrin-1-like isoform X6, whose protein sequence is MASLVTIVMTITYGNLLTFLQLPEYDGVDRVCRLSERNFTSKVNSAGLTVVVFHKEIQGLRCPRENLFAQITAQLLIGRKISICEMPVSALNILPHAELEVKPSDGDVHIYREGKRTLYHGRRTAASLLSFLLQVNSSEVKVISGKLDKMAFDNVNQPKVVGFFMKETPDFLAYQEAAKSFLPSVPFYVTFDRTVAKHLKLDTVGVIHLVRPFEKQPVSCPRNPAITADIEAFVRINKGSILTKLNEHNFYDPELVDPSKMLVLAIGEEASPLGNYLYHLLTKVIKNNINNTDFRNLSIIWIEPQIFPFVYVVMDKLQSTFDVTPQFPTIGAVNFTNNLATWFNTSLFNTTADKTADEQNLLVLQDWLYQMLNNTFISQPSGLQSFQKMPQSQIVPEGTDLVLECVITNPIGDCLWMKNGHNIGFNLNRFPQYSWDGERLNGDCSLKIADATKGRDDGEWVCEVTGDVKNPTITSTSAIIIITGSEKTEL, encoded by the exons TAACTATCGTGATGACTATAACTTATGGAAACTTGCTGACGTTCCTGCAACTTCCAGAATATGATGGCGTAGACAGAGTGTGTCGACTCTCCGAAAGGAATTTCACCTCAAAGGTCAACTCTGCTGGCTTAACGGTTGTTGTATTTCATAAAGAAATTCAAGGTTTAAGATGCCCACGTGAAAATTTGTTTGCTCAG ATTACAGCTCAGCTGTTGATTGGAAGAAAAATCAGTATTTGCGAAATGCCAGTTTCAGCTCTAAATATTCTTCCACACGCAGAGCTTGAAG TTAAACCCTCGGATGGCGATGTTCACATATATCGAGAAGGAAAGAGAACTCTTTACCACGGACGGAGAACTGCGGCCTCTCTCCTTTCCTTTTTACTTCAG GTTAATTCGTCTGAAGTTAAAGTAATTTCGGGCAAATTGGACAAGATGGCTTTTGACAACGTCAATCAACCAAAAGTTGTCGGTTTTTTCATGAAGGAAACACCAG ATTTCCTAGCTTACCAAGAGGCAGCGAAATCTTTCTTGCCATCTGTTCCATTTTACGTCACGTTTGACAGAACG GTTGCTAAGCACTTGAAGCTGGATACAGTTGGTGTAATCCATCTCGTAAGGCCGTTTGAAAAACAACCAGTTTCTTGTCCTCGTAAC cCAGCAATCACTGCAGATATTGAAGCATTTGTAAGAATAAACAAAGGTTCTATTTTGACTAAACTCAACGAACACAACTTTTATGACCCAGAG CTAGTCGACCCAAGCAAGATGTTAGTACTTGCTATTGGAGAAGAAGCATCGCCACTAGGGAATTACCTCTATCACCTGTTGACTAAAGTAATTAAGAACAACATTAACAACACAGACTTTCGGAACCTAAGCATCATCTGGATTGAACCCCAAATATTTCCCTTTGTATATGTG GTAATGGACAAACTGCAGTCAACATTCGATGTTACTCCACAATTTCCTACGATTGGTGCTGTGAACTTCACGAAT AACCTCGCGACCTGGTTTAATACAAGTCTCTTCAATACAACTGCTGATAAAACTGCTGATGAACAAAATCTCCTGGTTCTACAAGACTGGTTGTACCAAATGCTCAACAACACGTTCATTTCACAACCCTCGG GTCTTCAGAGTTTTCAGAAAATGCCCCAGTCCCAAATAGTGCCAGAAGGAACCGACCTGGTTCTGGAATGCGTCATAACAAACCCTATTGGAGATTGTCTATGGATGAAGAATGGTCACAATATTGGCTTTAACCTCAACCGCTTTCCCCAGTACTCGTGGGATGGAGAAAGACTTAATGGAGACTGTAGTCTTAAAATCGCAGATGCCACCAAAGGACGGGATGATGGAGAATGGGTATGTGAAGTCACTGGAGATGTTAAAAATCCCACTATAACTTCTACGTCTGCAATTATCATTATTACAG gaTCGGAGAAGACGGAACTATAA
- the LOC143255394 gene encoding calsequestrin-1-like isoform X4 — MYIICVTIVMTITYGNLLTFLQLPEYDGVDRVCRLSERNFTSKVNSAGLTVVVFHKEIQGLRCPRENLFAQITAQLLIGRKISICEMPVSALNILPHAELEVKPSDGDVHIYREGKRTLYHGRRTAASLLSFLLQVNSSEVKVISGKLDKMAFDNVNQPKVVGFFMKETPDFLAYQEAAKSFLPSVPFYVTFDRTVAKHLKLDTVGVIHLVRPFEKQPVSCPRNPAITADIEAFVRINKGSILTKLNEHNFYDPELVDPSKMLVLAIGEEASPLGNYLYHLLTKVIKNNINNTDFRNLSIIWIEPQIFPFVYVVMDKLQSTFDVTPQFPTIGAVNFTNNLATWFNTSLFNTTADKTADEQNLLVLQDWLYQMLNNTFISQPSGLQSFQKMPQSQIVPEGTDLVLECVITNPIGDCLWMKNGHNIGFNLNRFPQYSWDGERLNGDCSLKIADATKGRDDGEWVCEVTGDVKNPTITSTSAIIIITGSEKTEL, encoded by the exons atgtacattattTGTG TAACTATCGTGATGACTATAACTTATGGAAACTTGCTGACGTTCCTGCAACTTCCAGAATATGATGGCGTAGACAGAGTGTGTCGACTCTCCGAAAGGAATTTCACCTCAAAGGTCAACTCTGCTGGCTTAACGGTTGTTGTATTTCATAAAGAAATTCAAGGTTTAAGATGCCCACGTGAAAATTTGTTTGCTCAG ATTACAGCTCAGCTGTTGATTGGAAGAAAAATCAGTATTTGCGAAATGCCAGTTTCAGCTCTAAATATTCTTCCACACGCAGAGCTTGAAG TTAAACCCTCGGATGGCGATGTTCACATATATCGAGAAGGAAAGAGAACTCTTTACCACGGACGGAGAACTGCGGCCTCTCTCCTTTCCTTTTTACTTCAG GTTAATTCGTCTGAAGTTAAAGTAATTTCGGGCAAATTGGACAAGATGGCTTTTGACAACGTCAATCAACCAAAAGTTGTCGGTTTTTTCATGAAGGAAACACCAG ATTTCCTAGCTTACCAAGAGGCAGCGAAATCTTTCTTGCCATCTGTTCCATTTTACGTCACGTTTGACAGAACG GTTGCTAAGCACTTGAAGCTGGATACAGTTGGTGTAATCCATCTCGTAAGGCCGTTTGAAAAACAACCAGTTTCTTGTCCTCGTAAC cCAGCAATCACTGCAGATATTGAAGCATTTGTAAGAATAAACAAAGGTTCTATTTTGACTAAACTCAACGAACACAACTTTTATGACCCAGAG CTAGTCGACCCAAGCAAGATGTTAGTACTTGCTATTGGAGAAGAAGCATCGCCACTAGGGAATTACCTCTATCACCTGTTGACTAAAGTAATTAAGAACAACATTAACAACACAGACTTTCGGAACCTAAGCATCATCTGGATTGAACCCCAAATATTTCCCTTTGTATATGTG GTAATGGACAAACTGCAGTCAACATTCGATGTTACTCCACAATTTCCTACGATTGGTGCTGTGAACTTCACGAAT AACCTCGCGACCTGGTTTAATACAAGTCTCTTCAATACAACTGCTGATAAAACTGCTGATGAACAAAATCTCCTGGTTCTACAAGACTGGTTGTACCAAATGCTCAACAACACGTTCATTTCACAACCCTCGG GTCTTCAGAGTTTTCAGAAAATGCCCCAGTCCCAAATAGTGCCAGAAGGAACCGACCTGGTTCTGGAATGCGTCATAACAAACCCTATTGGAGATTGTCTATGGATGAAGAATGGTCACAATATTGGCTTTAACCTCAACCGCTTTCCCCAGTACTCGTGGGATGGAGAAAGACTTAATGGAGACTGTAGTCTTAAAATCGCAGATGCCACCAAAGGACGGGATGATGGAGAATGGGTATGTGAAGTCACTGGAGATGTTAAAAATCCCACTATAACTTCTACGTCTGCAATTATCATTATTACAG gaTCGGAGAAGACGGAACTATAA
- the LOC143255394 gene encoding calsequestrin-1-like isoform X1, with amino-acid sequence MPPKLFKRCIYITNKVNKMSSSYLLSVLSVTIVMTITYGNLLTFLQLPEYDGVDRVCRLSERNFTSKVNSAGLTVVVFHKEIQGLRCPRENLFAQITAQLLIGRKISICEMPVSALNILPHAELEVKPSDGDVHIYREGKRTLYHGRRTAASLLSFLLQVNSSEVKVISGKLDKMAFDNVNQPKVVGFFMKETPDFLAYQEAAKSFLPSVPFYVTFDRTVAKHLKLDTVGVIHLVRPFEKQPVSCPRNPAITADIEAFVRINKGSILTKLNEHNFYDPELVDPSKMLVLAIGEEASPLGNYLYHLLTKVIKNNINNTDFRNLSIIWIEPQIFPFVYVVMDKLQSTFDVTPQFPTIGAVNFTNNLATWFNTSLFNTTADKTADEQNLLVLQDWLYQMLNNTFISQPSGLQSFQKMPQSQIVPEGTDLVLECVITNPIGDCLWMKNGHNIGFNLNRFPQYSWDGERLNGDCSLKIADATKGRDDGEWVCEVTGDVKNPTITSTSAIIIITGSEKTEL; translated from the exons ATGCCACCTAAGTTGTTCAAGcggtgtatatatataacaaataaagttaacaaaatgagCTCCAGTTATTTACTTTCTGTTTTGTCAGTAACTATCGTGATGACTATAACTTATGGAAACTTGCTGACGTTCCTGCAACTTCCAGAATATGATGGCGTAGACAGAGTGTGTCGACTCTCCGAAAGGAATTTCACCTCAAAGGTCAACTCTGCTGGCTTAACGGTTGTTGTATTTCATAAAGAAATTCAAGGTTTAAGATGCCCACGTGAAAATTTGTTTGCTCAG ATTACAGCTCAGCTGTTGATTGGAAGAAAAATCAGTATTTGCGAAATGCCAGTTTCAGCTCTAAATATTCTTCCACACGCAGAGCTTGAAG TTAAACCCTCGGATGGCGATGTTCACATATATCGAGAAGGAAAGAGAACTCTTTACCACGGACGGAGAACTGCGGCCTCTCTCCTTTCCTTTTTACTTCAG GTTAATTCGTCTGAAGTTAAAGTAATTTCGGGCAAATTGGACAAGATGGCTTTTGACAACGTCAATCAACCAAAAGTTGTCGGTTTTTTCATGAAGGAAACACCAG ATTTCCTAGCTTACCAAGAGGCAGCGAAATCTTTCTTGCCATCTGTTCCATTTTACGTCACGTTTGACAGAACG GTTGCTAAGCACTTGAAGCTGGATACAGTTGGTGTAATCCATCTCGTAAGGCCGTTTGAAAAACAACCAGTTTCTTGTCCTCGTAAC cCAGCAATCACTGCAGATATTGAAGCATTTGTAAGAATAAACAAAGGTTCTATTTTGACTAAACTCAACGAACACAACTTTTATGACCCAGAG CTAGTCGACCCAAGCAAGATGTTAGTACTTGCTATTGGAGAAGAAGCATCGCCACTAGGGAATTACCTCTATCACCTGTTGACTAAAGTAATTAAGAACAACATTAACAACACAGACTTTCGGAACCTAAGCATCATCTGGATTGAACCCCAAATATTTCCCTTTGTATATGTG GTAATGGACAAACTGCAGTCAACATTCGATGTTACTCCACAATTTCCTACGATTGGTGCTGTGAACTTCACGAAT AACCTCGCGACCTGGTTTAATACAAGTCTCTTCAATACAACTGCTGATAAAACTGCTGATGAACAAAATCTCCTGGTTCTACAAGACTGGTTGTACCAAATGCTCAACAACACGTTCATTTCACAACCCTCGG GTCTTCAGAGTTTTCAGAAAATGCCCCAGTCCCAAATAGTGCCAGAAGGAACCGACCTGGTTCTGGAATGCGTCATAACAAACCCTATTGGAGATTGTCTATGGATGAAGAATGGTCACAATATTGGCTTTAACCTCAACCGCTTTCCCCAGTACTCGTGGGATGGAGAAAGACTTAATGGAGACTGTAGTCTTAAAATCGCAGATGCCACCAAAGGACGGGATGATGGAGAATGGGTATGTGAAGTCACTGGAGATGTTAAAAATCCCACTATAACTTCTACGTCTGCAATTATCATTATTACAG gaTCGGAGAAGACGGAACTATAA
- the LOC143255394 gene encoding calsequestrin-1-like isoform X5, producing the protein MYIICVTIVMTITYGNLLTFLQLPEYDGVDRVCRLSERNFTSKVNSAGLTVVVFHKEIQGLRCPRENLFAQITAQLLIGRKISICEMPVSALNILPHAELEVKPSDGDVHIYREGKRTLYHGRRTAASLLSFLLQVNSSEVKVISGKLDKMAFDNVNQPKVVGFFMKETPDFLAYQEAAKSFLPSVPFYVTFDRTVAKHLKLDTVGVIHLVRPFEKQPVSCPRNATITADIEAFVRINKGSILTKLNEHNFYDPELVDPSKMLVLAIGEEASPLGNYLYHLLTKVIKNNINNTDFRNLSIIWIEPQIFPFVYVVMDKLQSTFDVTPQFPTIGAVNFTNNLATWFNTSLFNTTADKTADEQNLLVLQDWLYQMLNNTFISQPSGLQSFQKMPQSQIVPEGTDLVLECVITNPIGDCLWMKNGHNIGFNLNRFPQYSWDGERLNGDCSLKIADATKGRDDGEWVCEVTGDVKNPTITSTSAIIIITGSEKTEL; encoded by the exons atgtacattattTGTG TAACTATCGTGATGACTATAACTTATGGAAACTTGCTGACGTTCCTGCAACTTCCAGAATATGATGGCGTAGACAGAGTGTGTCGACTCTCCGAAAGGAATTTCACCTCAAAGGTCAACTCTGCTGGCTTAACGGTTGTTGTATTTCATAAAGAAATTCAAGGTTTAAGATGCCCACGTGAAAATTTGTTTGCTCAG ATTACAGCTCAGCTGTTGATTGGAAGAAAAATCAGTATTTGCGAAATGCCAGTTTCAGCTCTAAATATTCTTCCACACGCAGAGCTTGAAG TTAAACCCTCGGATGGCGATGTTCACATATATCGAGAAGGAAAGAGAACTCTTTACCACGGACGGAGAACTGCGGCCTCTCTCCTTTCCTTTTTACTTCAG GTTAATTCGTCTGAAGTTAAAGTAATTTCGGGCAAATTGGACAAGATGGCTTTTGACAACGTCAATCAACCAAAAGTTGTCGGTTTTTTCATGAAGGAAACACCAG ATTTCCTAGCTTACCAAGAGGCAGCGAAATCTTTCTTGCCATCTGTTCCATTTTACGTCACGTTTGACAGAACG GTTGCTAAGCACTTGAAGCTGGATACAGTTGGTGTAATCCATCTCGTAAGGCCGTTTGAAAAACAACCAGTTTCTTGTCCTCGTAACGCAA CAATCACTGCAGATATTGAAGCATTTGTAAGAATAAACAAAGGTTCTATTTTGACTAAACTCAACGAACACAACTTTTATGACCCAGAG CTAGTCGACCCAAGCAAGATGTTAGTACTTGCTATTGGAGAAGAAGCATCGCCACTAGGGAATTACCTCTATCACCTGTTGACTAAAGTAATTAAGAACAACATTAACAACACAGACTTTCGGAACCTAAGCATCATCTGGATTGAACCCCAAATATTTCCCTTTGTATATGTG GTAATGGACAAACTGCAGTCAACATTCGATGTTACTCCACAATTTCCTACGATTGGTGCTGTGAACTTCACGAAT AACCTCGCGACCTGGTTTAATACAAGTCTCTTCAATACAACTGCTGATAAAACTGCTGATGAACAAAATCTCCTGGTTCTACAAGACTGGTTGTACCAAATGCTCAACAACACGTTCATTTCACAACCCTCGG GTCTTCAGAGTTTTCAGAAAATGCCCCAGTCCCAAATAGTGCCAGAAGGAACCGACCTGGTTCTGGAATGCGTCATAACAAACCCTATTGGAGATTGTCTATGGATGAAGAATGGTCACAATATTGGCTTTAACCTCAACCGCTTTCCCCAGTACTCGTGGGATGGAGAAAGACTTAATGGAGACTGTAGTCTTAAAATCGCAGATGCCACCAAAGGACGGGATGATGGAGAATGGGTATGTGAAGTCACTGGAGATGTTAAAAATCCCACTATAACTTCTACGTCTGCAATTATCATTATTACAG gaTCGGAGAAGACGGAACTATAA
- the LOC143255394 gene encoding calsequestrin-1-like isoform X2, with the protein MPPKLFKRCIYITNKVNKMSSSYLLSVLSVTIVMTITYGNLLTFLQLPEYDGVDRVCRLSERNFTSKVNSAGLTVVVFHKEIQGLRCPRENLFAQITAQLLIGRKISICEMPVSALNILPHAELEVKPSDGDVHIYREGKRTLYHGRRTAASLLSFLLQVNSSEVKVISGKLDKMAFDNVNQPKVVGFFMKETPDFLAYQEAAKSFLPSVPFYVTFDRTVAKHLKLDTVGVIHLVRPFEKQPVSCPRNATITADIEAFVRINKGSILTKLNEHNFYDPELVDPSKMLVLAIGEEASPLGNYLYHLLTKVIKNNINNTDFRNLSIIWIEPQIFPFVYVVMDKLQSTFDVTPQFPTIGAVNFTNNLATWFNTSLFNTTADKTADEQNLLVLQDWLYQMLNNTFISQPSGLQSFQKMPQSQIVPEGTDLVLECVITNPIGDCLWMKNGHNIGFNLNRFPQYSWDGERLNGDCSLKIADATKGRDDGEWVCEVTGDVKNPTITSTSAIIIITGSEKTEL; encoded by the exons ATGCCACCTAAGTTGTTCAAGcggtgtatatatataacaaataaagttaacaaaatgagCTCCAGTTATTTACTTTCTGTTTTGTCAGTAACTATCGTGATGACTATAACTTATGGAAACTTGCTGACGTTCCTGCAACTTCCAGAATATGATGGCGTAGACAGAGTGTGTCGACTCTCCGAAAGGAATTTCACCTCAAAGGTCAACTCTGCTGGCTTAACGGTTGTTGTATTTCATAAAGAAATTCAAGGTTTAAGATGCCCACGTGAAAATTTGTTTGCTCAG ATTACAGCTCAGCTGTTGATTGGAAGAAAAATCAGTATTTGCGAAATGCCAGTTTCAGCTCTAAATATTCTTCCACACGCAGAGCTTGAAG TTAAACCCTCGGATGGCGATGTTCACATATATCGAGAAGGAAAGAGAACTCTTTACCACGGACGGAGAACTGCGGCCTCTCTCCTTTCCTTTTTACTTCAG GTTAATTCGTCTGAAGTTAAAGTAATTTCGGGCAAATTGGACAAGATGGCTTTTGACAACGTCAATCAACCAAAAGTTGTCGGTTTTTTCATGAAGGAAACACCAG ATTTCCTAGCTTACCAAGAGGCAGCGAAATCTTTCTTGCCATCTGTTCCATTTTACGTCACGTTTGACAGAACG GTTGCTAAGCACTTGAAGCTGGATACAGTTGGTGTAATCCATCTCGTAAGGCCGTTTGAAAAACAACCAGTTTCTTGTCCTCGTAACGCAA CAATCACTGCAGATATTGAAGCATTTGTAAGAATAAACAAAGGTTCTATTTTGACTAAACTCAACGAACACAACTTTTATGACCCAGAG CTAGTCGACCCAAGCAAGATGTTAGTACTTGCTATTGGAGAAGAAGCATCGCCACTAGGGAATTACCTCTATCACCTGTTGACTAAAGTAATTAAGAACAACATTAACAACACAGACTTTCGGAACCTAAGCATCATCTGGATTGAACCCCAAATATTTCCCTTTGTATATGTG GTAATGGACAAACTGCAGTCAACATTCGATGTTACTCCACAATTTCCTACGATTGGTGCTGTGAACTTCACGAAT AACCTCGCGACCTGGTTTAATACAAGTCTCTTCAATACAACTGCTGATAAAACTGCTGATGAACAAAATCTCCTGGTTCTACAAGACTGGTTGTACCAAATGCTCAACAACACGTTCATTTCACAACCCTCGG GTCTTCAGAGTTTTCAGAAAATGCCCCAGTCCCAAATAGTGCCAGAAGGAACCGACCTGGTTCTGGAATGCGTCATAACAAACCCTATTGGAGATTGTCTATGGATGAAGAATGGTCACAATATTGGCTTTAACCTCAACCGCTTTCCCCAGTACTCGTGGGATGGAGAAAGACTTAATGGAGACTGTAGTCTTAAAATCGCAGATGCCACCAAAGGACGGGATGATGGAGAATGGGTATGTGAAGTCACTGGAGATGTTAAAAATCCCACTATAACTTCTACGTCTGCAATTATCATTATTACAG gaTCGGAGAAGACGGAACTATAA